The following coding sequences are from one Sulfurospirillum tamanense window:
- a CDS encoding aminotransferase class I/II-fold pyridoxal phosphate-dependent enzyme gives MRCDTLTSFMVMDIVREASQYDDAIHFEIGQPDLAPSPKVLSALQEAIGKTAYTESLGLLALRQKIARYYAVTHGVDVPSERIVLTPGTSGAFVIAYALALSKGERLGLSDPSYPCYKNVAQVLDIEPYFMPISKEDSYQLTPLHVKGKGLHALQISSPANPTGNLYDPNTLSALIATCKEEKIAFISDELYHGLTYGTKAHTALEFDKDAYVINGFSKYYCLPGFRLGWVIVPQNKVREAEKLAQNLFICPATLSQYAALEAFDAAHLENVRRVFEERRDYLYGALSPLFSIDAAPEGAFYLWADVSKYTDDSTAFAKKMLEEIHVAVTPGADFGTNQTHLYVRFAYTRDIAHMKEGVARIKKWLGRHLPPKH, from the coding sequence ATGCGGTGTGATACGTTAACCTCGTTTATGGTGATGGATATTGTGCGCGAAGCCTCACAGTACGACGACGCGATTCATTTTGAGATAGGACAACCCGACCTTGCACCCTCGCCAAAGGTGCTAAGTGCTTTGCAAGAGGCAATAGGAAAAACGGCGTACACGGAGAGCTTGGGATTGTTGGCGCTGAGGCAAAAAATCGCACGTTATTATGCTGTGACTCATGGCGTGGACGTGCCCAGTGAACGCATCGTGCTCACTCCTGGCACGAGTGGGGCTTTTGTGATTGCTTATGCGCTAGCGCTTTCTAAGGGAGAGCGGCTTGGCCTGAGCGACCCTTCGTATCCGTGCTATAAAAACGTGGCGCAGGTGCTGGACATAGAGCCTTATTTTATGCCCATTTCCAAAGAAGACAGCTACCAGCTAACGCCTTTACATGTAAAGGGAAAAGGGCTGCATGCCTTGCAAATTTCTTCCCCCGCAAACCCTACAGGCAATCTTTATGACCCGAACACTTTAAGCGCACTAATCGCTACATGTAAAGAAGAAAAAATAGCCTTTATTTCTGATGAACTGTATCATGGATTGACCTATGGAACAAAAGCACATACGGCGTTGGAGTTTGACAAGGACGCGTATGTGATTAATGGATTTTCCAAGTACTACTGTTTGCCGGGATTTCGCTTGGGGTGGGTGATTGTTCCTCAAAACAAGGTTAGAGAGGCGGAGAAGTTGGCGCAAAATCTCTTTATTTGCCCTGCAACATTAAGCCAATATGCTGCCCTTGAAGCGTTTGACGCGGCGCATTTGGAGAACGTACGCAGGGTATTTGAGGAACGACGTGATTATCTCTATGGCGCTCTTTCCCCTCTTTTTTCTATCGACGCAGCACCCGAGGGGGCTTTTTATCTGTGGGCAGATGTCTCCAAATACACAGACGACAGTACTGCTTTTGCCAAAAAAATGTTAGAAGAAATTCACGTGGCAGTAACGCCTGGAGCGGATTTTGGCACAAATCAAACGCATTTATACGTGCGTTTTGCCTACACGCGAGACATTGCACATATGAAAGAAGGGGTGGCACGCATCAAAAAATGGCTTGGGAGGCACCTGCCTCCCAAGCACTAA
- a CDS encoding methyl-accepting chemotaxis protein, which translates to MNYFKTIGGKISTFLAFILVLAMGGNVLYLDYVLKSQIAEDAKNGISENLVMANKMLDVFYNESLSSTNVLYSVLEQSFGRYNTFNQVQSMNVPVAGIDVPAMISGPTILNNDFTVVDDFTAGSGAVATVFAKVGDDFLRITTSLRKENGDRAMGTFLGKNSPAYAPIIKGETYIGIARLFGKDYMTRYSPIYNPEKELIGILFIGYNFTDAFQGVKQSLKEIKIGENGYYYILNTRTNVVEIHPTLEGKPADSLQTYSKIMANIGGSFEDTYQGTHKFYITSAFEKLNWVIVASANMDEFMAVVYEIEKTLIIGIIILTLLLVAINTFLAQRMIAKPLNALRDNVKDIASGEGDLTRKMAVKGDDEVALVSEQINHFIEKVRTTITEIKSVSSENSSIANEFSSTTMQTGKRVEETTHLVSTTTEQSKHIRNEMQTSIEKAKTNKEELSKALGYVGEANESILHLNSEIQHSAHNEIEMARRIEHLSSEASQVKDILTVISDIAEQTNLLALNAAIEAARAGEHGRGFAVVADEVRKLAERTQKSLTEINATINVIVQSITESSEGMNTNAKKVEELASVSQTVEAKISQMAQVMKKAITMSESTVNDYVQSGEKVKEVIETIGQINTLSGENARSVEEMSSAANHLSTMSETLNTKLSQFRT; encoded by the coding sequence GTGAATTATTTTAAAACTATCGGGGGGAAAATCTCTACTTTTCTTGCCTTTATTCTTGTGCTTGCCATGGGCGGCAACGTACTTTATCTAGACTATGTCCTTAAGAGCCAAATTGCAGAAGATGCTAAAAATGGCATCAGTGAAAATCTTGTCATGGCCAATAAAATGCTTGACGTGTTTTACAACGAAAGCCTTAGCAGTACCAATGTCCTTTACTCTGTTTTAGAGCAATCCTTTGGGCGCTATAACACTTTCAACCAAGTCCAAAGCATGAATGTTCCCGTTGCAGGCATCGATGTACCTGCGATGATCAGTGGGCCCACCATTTTAAACAACGATTTTACGGTTGTAGATGACTTTACCGCAGGCAGTGGCGCTGTAGCAACAGTGTTTGCCAAAGTAGGGGATGATTTTTTACGCATCACCACTTCTTTGCGCAAAGAAAACGGTGACCGTGCCATGGGAACGTTTCTGGGCAAAAACTCTCCCGCTTACGCGCCCATCATAAAAGGAGAAACCTACATCGGCATTGCCCGCTTATTTGGCAAAGACTACATGACCCGCTACTCCCCTATCTACAATCCTGAAAAAGAGCTTATTGGTATCTTGTTTATTGGGTACAATTTCACCGATGCATTTCAAGGCGTTAAGCAAAGCCTCAAAGAGATTAAGATTGGCGAAAATGGCTACTACTACATCCTAAACACCCGCACCAATGTCGTAGAAATTCACCCAACTCTTGAGGGAAAACCTGCCGATAGTCTCCAAACCTATAGCAAAATCATGGCCAACATTGGAGGGAGCTTTGAAGACACCTACCAAGGGACTCATAAGTTTTATATTACTTCTGCTTTTGAAAAACTCAACTGGGTTATTGTGGCAAGTGCAAATATGGATGAATTTATGGCCGTGGTTTATGAGATTGAAAAAACCCTAATCATTGGCATTATTATCCTCACCCTTTTACTGGTTGCCATTAACACCTTTTTGGCCCAACGCATGATTGCCAAGCCTCTTAATGCTTTGCGCGACAATGTTAAAGACATCGCTTCGGGTGAAGGCGACTTGACCCGCAAAATGGCCGTCAAAGGAGATGATGAAGTGGCCCTTGTGAGCGAGCAGATTAACCATTTCATTGAAAAAGTACGCACCACTATTACAGAAATTAAATCTGTCTCTAGTGAAAACTCTTCCATTGCCAATGAATTTTCTTCCACCACCATGCAAACAGGCAAGCGCGTCGAAGAGACAACCCACCTTGTCAGCACCACCACCGAACAATCCAAGCACATTCGCAACGAGATGCAAACCTCCATTGAAAAAGCCAAAACCAACAAAGAGGAGCTCTCCAAGGCCCTTGGGTATGTTGGCGAAGCCAATGAGTCTATCTTGCACCTCAATAGCGAAATCCAACACAGCGCCCATAATGAAATTGAAATGGCACGCCGCATTGAACATTTAAGCAGTGAAGCGAGTCAAGTCAAAGACATTCTCACCGTCATCTCTGACATCGCTGAACAAACCAACTTACTCGCCCTCAATGCTGCCATCGAAGCGGCGCGCGCAGGAGAGCACGGACGTGGCTTTGCTGTTGTGGCCGATGAAGTACGGAAACTGGCAGAACGCACTCAAAAATCCCTCACCGAGATTAACGCTACCATCAATGTCATCGTCCAATCCATCACCGAATCTAGCGAAGGCATGAACACAAACGCTAAAAAAGTGGAAGAGTTAGCTTCTGTCTCTCAAACCGTAGAGGCAAAAATCTCTCAAATGGCCCAAGTGATGAAAAAAGCTATCACTATGAGCGAATCCACGGTCAATGATTACGTCCAAAGTGGCGAGAAGGTAAAAGAGGTTATCGAAACCATTGGCCAAATCAACACCCTTTCGGGCGAAAATGCGCGCAGTGTGGAAGAGATGAGCAGTGCCGCCAACCACCTCAGCACCATGAGTGAAACCCTCAACACCAAACTTTCTCAGTTTAGAACTTAG
- a CDS encoding phospholipase A: MPKLILFLALFAGACVAFAQSDMIEIAREYEAKGDIQNAMEWYKKAALASTNPASPQPKETPAALEKRLQAIPPYVRQYERAKAYSAHLDPIEDGDAQETILQMISGTFGLIPYHTNYLAPFSYDGRASSGRKKTETKFQFSFQKELGHDWLGLDESYSFGYTQTAWWQILQESSPFRETNYQPEFFVTVPYKGDGSTFKAFKFGYLHQSNGQDGQKSRSWDRLYASTILQIGTVFVTPRVWYRLRESDKDDNPDIHDYLGYGDLTLLYPKGKNLFKATLTNNLHTSNNRSGVALEWSFPLLESGVFGFIQYYYGYGESLIDYDKLTNRVSIGFALSR; this comes from the coding sequence ATGCCCAAGCTTATACTATTTTTAGCACTCTTTGCGGGAGCTTGTGTTGCGTTTGCCCAGTCTGATATGATCGAAATAGCGCGCGAGTACGAAGCCAAAGGCGACATTCAAAATGCCATGGAGTGGTACAAAAAAGCCGCCCTAGCTTCAACAAATCCAGCCTCGCCTCAACCCAAGGAAACTCCTGCAGCCCTTGAAAAGAGGCTTCAAGCCATACCGCCTTATGTGCGCCAATACGAGCGCGCCAAGGCCTACAGTGCGCACCTTGACCCTATTGAAGACGGGGACGCCCAAGAGACCATCCTTCAAATGATCTCTGGAACATTTGGACTCATCCCCTACCACACCAATTACCTTGCCCCCTTTAGCTATGACGGGCGCGCAAGCAGTGGCCGTAAGAAAACCGAGACAAAATTTCAGTTTAGTTTTCAAAAAGAGCTAGGGCATGATTGGCTTGGGCTAGACGAGAGCTACTCTTTTGGCTACACCCAAACTGCGTGGTGGCAAATCCTCCAAGAGTCCTCCCCTTTTCGGGAAACCAACTACCAGCCTGAGTTTTTTGTAACCGTTCCTTACAAGGGCGATGGAAGCACCTTTAAAGCCTTTAAATTTGGTTATCTTCACCAATCCAACGGCCAAGATGGCCAAAAATCCCGCTCCTGGGACCGCTTGTATGCCAGCACGATTTTACAAATTGGTACCGTTTTTGTAACCCCAAGAGTATGGTACCGCTTGCGCGAATCAGACAAAGATGACAATCCTGACATTCATGATTACCTCGGCTACGGCGACCTTACCTTGCTCTACCCCAAGGGGAAAAATCTCTTTAAAGCCACACTCACCAACAACCTCCACACCTCCAACAACCGTAGTGGCGTAGCCCTAGAGTGGAGCTTCCCACTTCTAGAATCTGGTGTTTTTGGGTTTATTCAGTATTACTATGGTTATGGTGAAAGCTTAATTGATTACGACAAACTGACCAATCGGGTTAGCATAGGCTTCGCTCTTTCGCGGTAA
- a CDS encoding Dabb family protein produces MIKHIVFFKLEDNSEANKEAVKARIMSMQGKIPYLSHIEVGVNFCDQERAFDLALITDFYTKEDLARYAVDPVHVEVVTFLKSINTQTKVVDYEY; encoded by the coding sequence ATGATTAAACACATCGTTTTTTTTAAACTCGAAGACAACTCTGAGGCCAACAAAGAGGCTGTAAAAGCGCGCATCATGAGCATGCAGGGCAAGATTCCTTACTTAAGCCACATCGAAGTAGGCGTGAATTTTTGCGACCAAGAGCGCGCGTTTGATTTGGCACTCATCACAGATTTTTACACCAAAGAGGATTTAGCACGCTACGCTGTCGACCCTGTACATGTAGAGGTCGTAACGTTTTTAAAATCCATCAACACCCAAACCAAAGTAGTAGATTACGAGTACTAA
- a CDS encoding NTP transferase domain-containing protein, with protein sequence MFPFPCVIIAGGKSSRMGQDKSLLPFHGHATLTHYQASRLLPLFSSLHVSTKTDKFNGEFSLILDTEQESFSPMVALSSVLEHFTDTYVFCLSVDAPFVEKKHIEALWKAAQATHANALIPRDPHTRHPLCGLYHSSLAPLANTLACQGDHKLGILLERANAVYVEFDETAPFTNLNHPHEYEAAL encoded by the coding sequence ATGTTTCCCTTCCCCTGTGTCATCATCGCCGGGGGAAAAAGTTCGCGCATGGGGCAAGACAAATCCTTGCTCCCTTTTCACGGACACGCCACCCTCACCCACTACCAAGCCTCCCGCCTTTTGCCGCTGTTTAGCTCCTTACATGTAAGCACCAAAACCGACAAATTTAACGGAGAATTTTCGCTCATTTTAGACACCGAACAAGAGAGCTTTTCACCCATGGTCGCGCTTTCTTCGGTGTTAGAACACTTTACTGACACCTATGTTTTTTGCCTGAGTGTGGACGCCCCGTTTGTGGAAAAAAAACACATTGAGGCCCTATGGAAGGCCGCCCAAGCCACCCACGCCAACGCACTCATCCCCCGCGACCCGCACACCCGCCACCCTTTGTGTGGCCTCTACCACAGCTCCCTTGCTCCTCTTGCCAACACTTTGGCCTGCCAAGGAGACCATAAACTGGGTATCTTACTAGAACGCGCCAACGCGGTGTATGTGGAATTTGATGAAACCGCGCCCTTTACCAACCTCAACCACCCGCACGAATACGAAGCGGCGCTGTAG
- a CDS encoding 3-isopropylmalate dehydratase large subunit, which translates to MQQTITEKIFSDHCALEAKAGQIVQSPIDMVIGNDITTPISIRAFEESGATTLANPDGFSIVMDHYIPAKDIASANQAKISREFAYKHDLKHYFDEKDMGIEHALLPEKGLIVPGDVIIGADSHTCTHGALGTFATGMGSTDLAYAMITGRNWFKVPEAIRVVFTGKPGQHIYGKDLILEIIRQIGVDGALYKSLEFMGDAIAHLKMDDRFSLCNMAIEAGAKNGIIAADEITKAFLADKTLPRQPKYFYSDADATYVQTLEVDVSNLDPVIAYPFLPSNGKSVRQAVKDDLAIDQVFIGSCTNGRISDLRIAAEILKGKRVARKTRLIITPATQKIAQQAQKEGLVDIFIEAGGVFSNPTCGACLGGYMGILGKGERCVATTNRNFVGRMGDRTSEIYLANSAVAAASAIAGKIADPRDL; encoded by the coding sequence ATGCAACAAACCATCACCGAAAAAATCTTCTCCGACCACTGTGCCCTTGAAGCAAAAGCTGGCCAAATCGTCCAAAGCCCCATCGACATGGTCATCGGCAACGACATCACCACGCCCATTTCCATCCGTGCCTTTGAAGAAAGTGGCGCGACCACACTGGCCAATCCCGACGGTTTTTCCATCGTCATGGACCACTACATTCCCGCCAAAGACATCGCTAGTGCCAACCAAGCTAAAATCAGCCGTGAGTTTGCCTACAAGCACGACTTGAAGCACTATTTTGACGAAAAAGACATGGGTATCGAACACGCCCTTTTGCCTGAAAAAGGACTCATCGTCCCAGGCGACGTCATCATCGGCGCAGACAGCCATACCTGTACCCACGGCGCCCTTGGCACCTTTGCTACGGGCATGGGTTCGACGGATTTGGCCTATGCGATGATTACAGGGCGCAACTGGTTTAAAGTACCCGAAGCCATCCGCGTGGTCTTTACAGGAAAACCTGGTCAGCACATTTACGGCAAAGACCTCATCCTTGAAATCATCCGCCAAATCGGGGTGGACGGCGCCCTGTACAAAAGCCTCGAATTCATGGGCGATGCTATTGCACATTTAAAGATGGACGACCGCTTTAGTTTGTGCAACATGGCCATCGAAGCGGGTGCCAAAAACGGCATCATCGCTGCAGATGAGATCACCAAAGCCTTTTTAGCGGACAAAACTTTACCCCGTCAGCCCAAGTATTTTTATTCTGACGCCGACGCGACGTATGTGCAAACCCTCGAAGTGGACGTGAGCAACCTTGACCCTGTTATCGCGTATCCGTTCTTGCCCAGTAATGGCAAAAGCGTGCGCCAAGCAGTCAAAGACGATTTGGCCATCGACCAAGTTTTCATCGGCAGTTGCACCAACGGACGCATCAGCGACCTACGCATCGCCGCGGAGATTTTAAAGGGTAAACGTGTGGCGCGCAAAACCCGCCTCATCATCACCCCAGCGACCCAAAAAATCGCCCAACAAGCCCAAAAAGAAGGGCTCGTAGACATCTTCATCGAAGCAGGCGGCGTGTTTTCCAACCCCACCTGCGGCGCATGTCTTGGTGGCTACATGGGGATTTTAGGCAAAGGAGAGCGTTGTGTGGCCACCACCAACCGCAACTTTGTGGGCCGCATGGGAGACCGCACCAGTGAGATTTATTTGGCCAACTCCGCAGTAGCAGCCGCTTCTGCCATTGCTGGGAAAATCGCCGACCCAAGGGATTTATAA
- a CDS encoding NFACT RNA binding domain-containing protein, translating to MKQYQLQELAQYLSHFRKIHVIERVDDMVLKIVFDRHEPLFFDLRRGDAHVFMCEDFKRAKVYGAPFDVLLRKYFAKATLLHVEVPEGNRIMRLHVSASNQYKASEYVLQLEFTGRNTNVIMLDTQEIVQEALRHIDASVSFRSVKVGEPLLALPPREFSETKAPFVLPEALFEAYEERNSARLTQAISLKKAQLAKKLERFRAHLGKLESEEELEAKAQVLYYEGSLVLANLHRIPPYAPQVEVEDFEQKPYTLNLPPNARTPQEAANLLFSQAKKLRQKASSLHIERENLEGKIAFWERLDGVLGRAKSVEELNILLPKQTHAKKTQRENLSYESFYIEGHKVMVGKNEKGNIALLKEAKKSDVWLHVKDMPSSHVIIRTDKQSVPSQVLSFAAKLCVEFSQTQGGNYLVDYTPRRNVKMVQGALVHYVEYQTLSVTKE from the coding sequence GTGAAACAGTATCAACTCCAAGAACTTGCCCAGTATTTATCCCACTTTCGTAAAATCCACGTTATCGAACGGGTGGATGATATGGTGCTTAAAATCGTGTTTGACCGACACGAGCCGCTTTTTTTTGACCTGCGCCGTGGGGATGCCCATGTGTTTATGTGTGAAGATTTTAAACGTGCCAAAGTCTATGGTGCGCCTTTTGATGTGTTGCTACGCAAGTATTTTGCCAAGGCGACACTCTTACATGTAGAGGTGCCCGAGGGCAATCGCATTATGCGTTTACATGTAAGTGCTAGCAACCAGTACAAGGCGAGCGAATACGTGTTGCAGTTGGAGTTTACGGGGCGCAATACCAATGTCATTATGTTAGACACCCAAGAGATCGTCCAAGAAGCGTTGCGGCACATTGACGCGAGTGTTTCGTTTCGTTCGGTCAAGGTTGGGGAGCCTTTGTTAGCGCTTCCACCGCGGGAATTTTCAGAAACCAAAGCCCCTTTTGTGTTGCCCGAAGCACTTTTTGAAGCGTATGAAGAGCGCAACAGCGCCAGACTTACCCAGGCGATTTCCCTTAAAAAAGCGCAATTGGCGAAAAAACTGGAGCGTTTTCGTGCACACTTGGGAAAACTTGAAAGCGAAGAAGAGTTAGAAGCAAAAGCCCAAGTGTTGTACTACGAGGGTTCTTTGGTGTTGGCTAATTTACACCGCATTCCGCCGTATGCACCGCAGGTTGAAGTGGAAGATTTTGAGCAAAAGCCGTACACATTGAACCTTCCTCCAAACGCCAGAACGCCCCAAGAAGCGGCCAATCTACTCTTTTCTCAGGCAAAAAAACTGCGCCAAAAAGCCAGTTCGCTGCACATCGAACGGGAAAATCTAGAAGGAAAGATTGCCTTTTGGGAGCGCCTTGATGGGGTGCTTGGGCGCGCTAAGAGTGTAGAAGAGTTGAACATTTTATTGCCCAAGCAAACCCACGCCAAAAAGACCCAGCGGGAAAATCTTTCGTATGAGAGTTTTTACATCGAAGGCCACAAGGTCATGGTGGGAAAAAACGAAAAAGGAAACATTGCCCTGCTTAAGGAGGCGAAAAAAAGTGATGTATGGTTACATGTAAAGGATATGCCCTCTTCTCATGTCATTATCCGTACCGATAAGCAAAGTGTGCCCTCTCAAGTGCTCTCTTTTGCAGCAAAGTTATGCGTAGAATTTAGCCAGACTCAAGGGGGAAATTATTTGGTCGATTATACACCCAGACGAAATGTCAAAATGGTGCAAGGTGCCCTTGTGCATTATGTGGAGTATCAGACGCTAAGCGTCACAAAGGAGTAG
- a CDS encoding phosphatidate cytidylyltransferase, translating into MNENTLERIVTGVVMLVVAVLLALVDSFLVTWFMLGLIYLIAFREACKLFQTENTTIYVLALGLWIVAGFSAAPEYLGVLVVLGLVAMMAHQKEMDTSILKPFLYPTMSMLFLLSLYVSAGMPALIWLVLIVALTDTGAFIVGKNFGKTSFSPTSPNKTWEGVVGGIAVATLAGAFFGMASVGFLSALMIAFLTSAASVWGDLFESYLKREADVKDSGTIFPGHGGMLDRLDGYLFGGIVLFVLLKSFA; encoded by the coding sequence ATGAATGAAAACACCCTTGAGCGCATTGTGACAGGCGTTGTTATGCTTGTTGTTGCCGTTCTTTTGGCACTTGTAGATAGCTTTTTGGTAACGTGGTTTATGTTGGGACTAATCTACTTGATTGCCTTTCGCGAAGCGTGCAAACTGTTCCAAACAGAAAATACGACGATTTATGTCCTTGCTCTTGGTTTGTGGATTGTGGCAGGTTTTAGTGCCGCCCCAGAATACCTAGGCGTGCTTGTGGTGCTTGGTCTTGTGGCAATGATGGCACACCAAAAAGAGATGGATACGTCCATTTTAAAGCCTTTTTTGTACCCCACAATGTCTATGCTCTTTTTACTCTCATTGTACGTGAGTGCAGGAATGCCAGCACTTATTTGGCTTGTACTTATTGTGGCACTGACCGATACAGGTGCATTTATTGTAGGTAAAAACTTTGGCAAAACCTCTTTTTCGCCCACTTCTCCCAATAAAACATGGGAAGGAGTTGTGGGGGGTATTGCTGTGGCGACATTGGCAGGAGCATTTTTTGGGATGGCTTCGGTAGGTTTTTTAAGTGCTTTGATGATTGCTTTTTTAACCAGTGCTGCTTCTGTATGGGGAGATTTGTTTGAGAGTTACCTCAAGCGTGAAGCGGACGTGAAAGATAGTGGGACGATTTTCCCAGGACATGGGGGGATGCTTGACCGGCTTGATGGTTACCTTTTTGGAGGGATTGTGTTGTTTGTGTTGCTCAAAAGTTTTGCATAA
- the dxr gene encoding 1-deoxy-D-xylulose-5-phosphate reductoisomerase produces MVVLGSTGSIGVNALHIAKAHGLHVEGLCAGRNVALLNEQINAFNPKFVVIGEAALAHQVAHPNVWVGEEGIMRMLEEAKSPLVVNALVGFLGLKPTLKAQSLGKKVALANKESLVAAGAFLDTSAIVPIDSEHFGLWYLLSHRPMKRLCITASGGAFRDTPLDQLPHMRPQDALKHPNWSMGQKITIDSATMVNKLFELLEAQWLFTCKAYDAFIETKSIIHALIDFEDGSSTAHIAGTSMQLPIAFALLGEVKEAVLPSVDLTQVGSLEFRSIDPARYPVWELKNALLENPKLGAVVNAANEAMMTHFLEGRCGVVQMARGIVQAYEAYETQEPQALEDVFALDKEVRAFCKNPIF; encoded by the coding sequence ATGGTTGTATTAGGCAGCACAGGGTCTATTGGGGTTAATGCCCTGCACATTGCCAAGGCGCACGGTTTACATGTAGAAGGGCTGTGTGCGGGCCGTAATGTCGCGCTGTTAAACGAACAAATCAACGCCTTTAATCCTAAGTTTGTCGTCATTGGCGAGGCCGCGCTAGCCCATCAGGTTGCTCATCCTAATGTTTGGGTGGGGGAAGAGGGCATCATGCGGATGCTTGAAGAGGCTAAAAGCCCCCTCGTGGTCAATGCCTTGGTGGGCTTTTTGGGTTTAAAGCCCACCCTAAAAGCCCAAAGCCTAGGCAAAAAAGTCGCCTTGGCCAACAAAGAGTCCTTAGTGGCCGCGGGGGCATTTTTAGACACAAGCGCCATCGTGCCCATTGACAGCGAACATTTTGGCCTGTGGTATTTGCTCTCGCACCGCCCCATGAAACGCCTGTGTATCACCGCAAGCGGGGGTGCTTTTCGGGACACACCCTTGGACCAACTTCCTCACATGCGCCCCCAAGATGCCCTCAAGCACCCCAACTGGTCCATGGGGCAAAAAATCACCATCGACAGCGCCACCATGGTTAATAAGCTTTTTGAACTCTTAGAAGCGCAGTGGCTCTTTACATGTAAGGCTTACGACGCTTTCATTGAAACCAAATCCATCATCCACGCACTCATCGACTTTGAAGATGGCAGTTCCACAGCCCACATTGCGGGGACAAGCATGCAACTGCCCATCGCCTTTGCCCTCTTGGGTGAAGTGAAAGAAGCAGTATTGCCAAGCGTGGATTTGACCCAAGTGGGAAGCTTGGAGTTTCGCTCCATTGACCCTGCGCGTTATCCTGTGTGGGAGCTTAAAAATGCGCTTTTGGAAAACCCAAAACTGGGTGCGGTGGTGAATGCCGCCAACGAAGCCATGATGACCCATTTTTTAGAAGGACGGTGTGGGGTAGTGCAAATGGCCAGAGGCATTGTGCAAGCCTATGAAGCCTATGAAACACAAGAGCCCCAAGCTTTAGAGGATGTGTTTGCGTTAGACAAAGAAGTGCGTGCATTTTGTAAAAATCCAATTTTTTAA
- a CDS encoding uracil-xanthine permease family protein: MSKIAYRFTLKESIVGLQFLFVAFGALVLVPLLTGLDPNVALFTAGIGTLIFQFVNRQNVPPIFLASSFAFIAPIIYGVQTWGIAGTMSGLIAAGVFYILLSFLVRVRGSEFLHRLLPAVVVGPVIMTIGLILSPVAVNMALGKTGDGAVQLVPQTPSMIIAFITLAVTIMVTLKGTGIFRLLPIFFGIITGYVVALALGVVSFDSFYNAPLFAMPAFVFPEFNLEAIIFILPIAIAPAVEHVGDMLAISNVTKEDYLKKPGLQNTLLGDGLATSAASLLGGPPNTTYSEVTGAVTITKAFNPAIMTWAAIFAIVLAFVGKLGGLLATIPVPVMGGILLLLFGIITAVGMETLIKEKVDLADPRNMIIVSIILVFAIGGMTFNFGGVGFSGIGLGAIVGILLNLVLPKTKHFDGY; encoded by the coding sequence ATGAGCAAGATTGCCTACCGTTTTACGCTCAAGGAGAGCATTGTTGGCTTGCAGTTTTTATTTGTTGCCTTTGGGGCCTTGGTGTTGGTGCCACTTCTGACGGGACTTGACCCAAATGTAGCACTGTTTACTGCGGGGATTGGGACACTGATTTTTCAGTTTGTTAACCGCCAAAACGTACCGCCGATTTTCTTGGCTTCCTCTTTTGCGTTTATCGCACCCATTATTTATGGGGTGCAAACATGGGGCATCGCAGGGACAATGTCGGGCCTAATTGCAGCGGGTGTATTTTACATTTTGCTAAGCTTCCTCGTGCGGGTGCGCGGGTCGGAGTTTTTGCACCGCTTGTTGCCAGCGGTGGTCGTGGGGCCAGTGATTATGACCATTGGGCTTATTCTTTCGCCTGTGGCTGTGAACATGGCTCTTGGAAAAACAGGTGATGGTGCTGTTCAGCTTGTGCCCCAAACACCCTCGATGATTATCGCCTTTATCACCTTAGCGGTGACAATCATGGTTACGCTCAAAGGGACAGGGATTTTTCGCTTGCTTCCTATCTTTTTTGGGATCATTACAGGGTATGTGGTGGCGTTGGCGTTGGGTGTTGTGAGTTTTGATTCTTTTTACAATGCACCGTTGTTTGCCATGCCCGCTTTTGTATTTCCTGAGTTTAACCTTGAAGCCATTATCTTCATCTTGCCTATTGCTATTGCCCCTGCGGTGGAGCACGTGGGCGATATGTTGGCCATTAGTAATGTTACCAAGGAAGATTACCTTAAAAAACCAGGCCTTCAAAATACCCTTTTGGGTGATGGTTTAGCCACTTCTGCGGCGTCGCTTTTGGGTGGCCCACCTAATACAACCTATTCCGAAGTCACGGGTGCGGTGACCATCACCAAAGCCTTCAATCCTGCCATCATGACATGGGCGGCGATTTTTGCCATTGTCCTTGCGTTTGTGGGGAAACTTGGTGGTTTGTTGGCGACTATTCCTGTGCCAGTAATGGGCGGCATTTTGCTCTTGTTGTTTGGGATTATCACGGCTGTGGGCATGGAAACGCTCATTAAAGAGAAGGTTGATTTAGCCGATCCGCGTAACATGATTATCGTTTCCATCATTCTTGTGTTTGCCATTGGCGGGATGACCTTTAATTTTGGCGGTGTGGGGTTTAGTGGGATTGGACTTGGGGCAATTGTGGGGATTTTACTTAACCTCGTGTTGCCAAAAACAAAGCATTTTGACGGCTACTAG